A DNA window from Pogona vitticeps strain Pit_001003342236 chromosome 2, PviZW2.1, whole genome shotgun sequence contains the following coding sequences:
- the TMEM171 gene encoding transmembrane protein 171, giving the protein MYPVPGSMHRTEGDNGHPRKLISFLFVFGITLLCAGFLLSMFVLQTCPSGAFGDCKGALKIIGPLLAVVGLVCIILAQSRAKGYLREVPLHDDRVYGFVFCRGNCQFAQFLVFGFLFLTSGMLISVLGIWIPGCSPGWRYQQPFNHSNTSSVELQDCGFHSVQTMGPLIVLIGLCFFVIAHIKKKQNVSFVQESSVQEEEQLNPESFHVTVGDTVMVFPPPPPPYFADCALQTSTPSLVTSDLSLTENPPPYHSTSTD; this is encoded by the exons atgtatccAGTTCCGGGTTCCATGCATAGAACGGAAGGAGACAATGGACATCCTAGGAAACTtatctctttcctttttgtttttggcaTTACATTGTTATGTGCTGGATTTCTGCTTTCAATGTTTGTTCTACAGACATGCCCAAGTGGAGCCTTCGGTGACTGCAAAGGAGCTCTTAAAATCATTGGCCCCCTACTTGCTGTTGTCGGACTGGTTTGTATAATTCTGGCACAATCAAGAGCCAAAGGCTATCTCCGAGAGGTGCCTCTGCATGATGACCGGGTTTATGGGTTTGTTTTTTGCCGAGGAAACTGCCAGTTTGCTCAGTTTCTTgtctttggttttttgtttttaactagtGGGATGCTTATTAGCGTCCTTGGTATTTGGATCCCTGGATGCAGCCCCGGATGGCGCTACCAGCAGCCGTTTAACCATAGCAATACGTCCAGTGTTGAACTGCAGGACTGTGGATTTCATTCTGTTCAAACGATGGGTCCTTTGATTGTGCTtattgggttgtgtttttttgtgatagctcacattaaaaagaagcaaaatgtaaGTTTCGTCCAAGAATCTTCTGTCCAGGAAGAAGAACAGCTAAATCCTGAATCATTTCATGTCACAGTTG gTGACACTGTTATGGTgttccctcctccaccaccaccttatTTTGCTGACTGTGCTCTACAAACATCAACTCCTAGCCTAGTGACGAGTGATTTGTCTTTAACTGAAAATCCTCCACCATACCACAGTACTTCTACTGACTG A
- the TMEM174 gene encoding transmembrane protein 174 → MDQSCNTVEDFSVGVFSVTPCHSNNSTSVPEAKKSGATLLFSGLFLGGIGVTFMVMGWVKNVGIIRFVWTLLVGPLLLLVGVTFLLIAVCKFKMLACNSWNQREEERESNPNQTPSGRSFVFTGIRQPITFHGATVVQYIPSYPTQEGVSLNSANFSQAHSHSAPVIPVAGPPHYYTVSSVDENNSAFLMMGTRNERSTDSPEEPERMLDEGLCGDFPPPSYDKLFPNSS, encoded by the exons ATGGATCAGAGCTGCAACACTGTTGAAGATTTCTCCGTCGGCGTGTTTTCAGTCACTCCGTGTCATTCCAACAACTCCACGTCTGTGCCTGAAGCCAAGAAATCTGGTGCCACCTTACTTTTCTCTGGCTTATTTCTGGGAGGCATAGGAGTGACATTCATGGTAATGGGGTGGGTGAAAAATGTAGGCATCATTCGCTTTGTATGGACCTTGTTGGTTGGACCTCTTCTGCTTTTGGTTGGTGTGACATTTTTGCTGATTGCCGTGTGCAAATTTAAAATGCTTGCATGCAACTCTTGGAaccagagagaagaagaaagagaatccAATCCTAACCAGACTCCTAGTGGACGGTCCTTTGTTTTTACTGGAATTAGGCAACCTATAACTTTCCATGGTGCTACAGTGGTACAGTACATTCCTTCTTATCCAACACAGGAAGGTGTCAGCCTGAATTCTGCCAATTTCTCCCAAGCTCACAGTCATTCCGCACCAGTAATCCCTGTTGCTGGCCCTCCGCACTACTACACTGTTTCTTCTGTAGACGAGAACAACTCTGCCTTCCTTATGATGGGAACCAGAAATGAAAG GTCAACTGACAGTCCGGAAGAACCTGAACGGATGCTGGATGAAGGGCTTTGTGGTGACTTCCCACCTCCATCTTACGACAAACTATTCCCAAACTCATCATAA